The genomic interval CAAACAAAGCTGTCATTGTGACTGCTGATCCAATGGACGAGCTTATTGCAAACGCAGGCCTTACCATCTTAGATCGCTGTACGACTCGAAAAGGCAGCTTCGTCAGACAAATAATCGTCTGTGAATAGTAGATTACAGCTATTATTTGTACCCATTAAATGCTAGCCACGATGCGCAAGCAGCCGTCCATTCTTTTGTATGCTCCTCATCCTCGGCTAAGCCAAGCCCATGACGTCCTTTCGTATACACGTGAAGATCAAAAGGAACCTGGTGCTTGCTCAGCGCGGATGCGAACAAAAGGCTGTTCTCGACAGGAACGGCGCCATCATCTGCTGTATGCCATAAAAAAGTTGGCGGTGTATCCGAGGTTACCTGCGTTTCATTGCTGAGCTGTTCGATTTGATCCAGCTTCGCTTCTTTGCCAAGCAAATTTTCTCTTGAGCCCTCATGCGTGAAAGGGTCTTTGAGTGTGATGACAGGATAACATAAGACGAGTAAATCCGGACGGCAGGACTGTCGTTCAATAACATCCTCTGCATTTTCATTCCCTTGGTCATAGCTTGTCCCCGCGTTCGAAACTAAATGCCCGCCTGCTGAAAATCCAAGAATGCCTACTTTATTCGGATTAATTCGATACATTTCTGCTTTGAAACGGACGGTACGTATCGCCCGTTGAACATCCAGCAGTGCGCAAGGATATTGATAAGGCGCCACCCGATATCGCAAAACGAACGCAGAAATACCTAAACTGTTCAGCCACTGTGCAATCGGTTCTCCTTCATGGTGCGCTCGCATGCCATATCCTCCGCCTGGACATACGATAACAGCTGGTCTGTCTTCGCCATCTACAAGATATGGTGTTATGGCTGGACAATCCTCATCTGCATTTCCCAGTGCATACGGTGCTCCGTGCATCCACAATAATTGCTCTGCCACCTTATTTCCCCCTTATGCTGCATAAGAATTGAAATCTTTTACCATTATATAACTAACGGTTCGGCCAGTCATCTGCAAAAGCATGTATTCAAATAAAAGCAGGCTTAAGCCAAAAAAGCGCCTAAGCCTGTCTGTTCATTTTACAATTGCTGCTTGCCTTATTTCTTGTTAATCGTCAAAGCTCCAACGAAACCGATAAATGCTCCGAGCAGTGAGCCGGCTAAAACTTCAATAGGCTGATGACCGAGACTTTCCTTAAGCCGTTCACGCCTGCGCGCATGATACAATCCAGGATGCTCGCCAGCCAGCTTCTCCACATCCTCGTCCAAATCATTTACCTGCACAGCAATTTCACCTGTATGTCTGCGAATATTCATCGCATCGTACATCACAATAATGCCAAGCATCGCAGATATGGCAAATTCCGGCGTCTTTACGCCATATTTGGTCGCCGTGTATGCAGCTAGCGCGGAAACGCCGCTTGAATGTGAGCTCGGCATTCCACCTGAACCAATAATTTTCCGCACATCCCATTTGCCGCTTCTCGCAAAATGTACAGGCAGCTTAAGCAATTGGGCTGTCCCAACAGCCGTCAACGCTGTCACAAGTCCTCTGTTTGACATATCCGTCAACCTCCAGTCCTTATTCCCATCTCATTTTGCCCTGCTGAGCGTAAATTATTTCATATAAATAAATCGCTCACCAGGTGCGAACATATGGAACTTCTGGGCTGGATAATGACGCTGGATATAATCGACGAAATAAGCCGGGTTCTCATCATTGTGTGGAAATAAGCCATAATGCATCGGAATCAATAAATCAGCATGAATTTGTACCGCAATCTCAACAGCCTCACGATAATTGCAATTGCCAACGATCCCCTGTTCATTGCGAACAAAATCTCTTCCATTGATCGGCAATAATGCAATATCGATTTGTCTGCTTTGCAGCCAAGTGATAAGCTCTGGGAAACCAACGGTATCGCCAGAGTGATAAAGATGAATGCCATTAAAATTCGCAACATAACCTAGAAACTTATGCTCACCTGCTTCATCCTGTTCGAACTGTTCATGCTTGGCAGCGAATGCATCGAGCCTTATGCCGCCTGCAAGCTCAATCGATTGTCCATGAGAGATACCAATCAGCTGCTCCTCACGGAAACCCCATTCCTTCAATAGCGGAAGATGAGCTCTCGGTACGATAAATCGTGTTTTGGATGATTGCTGAATAACTTGCAGCGTCTGCTTGTCCATATGATCCTCATGGTGGTGGGAGCATACGACATAATCGACATCGAGGCAATCCGAAGGCGACAGCGGCGATTCGAAGGCTCGTGACCACGGCGGTCCTGCCATCTCATACACCGAGTTCGTCAAATACGGATCAAATAAAATCGTTTTTTTGTTCCATTTGACGAGAAACCCCTCTTGTCCAAGCGCCCATAACGCCAAAGCTTGATCTGGAAGTTCAGTTCCAGCTATTTGCTTTACTAAATTTTCCCCACTGTTATATACGTTCACGACGGTCATCACCCTTTTTGCTCCATATTTTGAATGCGAAGGTCTTTCGTAAACCATAGCTTATAGCTTAATAAACTTAAAATAATGCTCGTAACCGCAGCTGAGCTTGCGAACGCAAACACAATTAATATTTGGTACCGAACCGCTTCGATCGGATTCGCGCCAGCGATAATCATCCCTGTCATCATACCGGGAAGCTGAACTAGACCTACTGTCTTCATCCCGTCTATCGTCGGAATCATGCTCGATTTAACCGATCGCTTCATTACGTCTTGAATCGCTTGCCTTGCTGTCGCTCCAAGTGAAAGCAGCGTCTCCATCTCGCCTTTCGAGGATTCGACCTCTCTTCTCATTTGATTGAGCAGTAAACCCGAAACGACCATCGCATTGCCGATCGTCATGCCGCTAATCGGAATAATGTATTGCGGTGTCGCTTCTATAATTCGAAAGCCGAGCAGCAGTCCCATCATAAGCAGCTCTGTCGATGTAATTGCAATCGCGATTTTCCAAATGATGCCCTTCAGTCCAGCTCCCCTTTTACCAGCATGATAAGACGCTACACTAATCATAAGTACAAGGATCATTGTAATAAACAGCGGATTGCTCGTATTAAAAATAAATTGCAGCACATAGCCGACAAGCAGCAGCTGTACCGCAGAACGTATGGTGCCAATCGCGATGTCTCGCTCAAGCCCAAGCTTCTGCCATACGGAGATAAGCATCGTAATCATCACAAACAACAAGGTGAAGCTAAGTGCTACGATTGACATGGCTGCTCCTTTTGTATCGGCGCTTTTAAATAATTTTGTGCGAGCTCAGATGTTGGATGTTCAAAAAAAGCAGGCGTGTCGCTGTTCTCCAGCAGCGTTCCTTCCCCCATGAACCATATCGAGCTGCTCATCTGCTGAGCCTGCTCCAAATCATGTGTAACCCAAAGCATCGTTGCCCCTTCTTGATGATGCCACTCTCGCAGCACTTCCTCCACCATTTCCTTGCTGCCTCGGTCAAGCGACGCGGTAATCTCATCAAGAAGAAGCACGGTAGGATGAAGAAGCAAGGAACGGAGCAGCGATATTCGCTGTTTCTCTCCTCCTGACAGCTGTTCGGCGCTTTTGCCCATATCAAGATGATCCAGCCCTAGCCTTGGCAGCATGTGGCGTACGAGCTTCTCGTCATACGGCATGCGATGCAGCATACTCACGGTTCTCAAATTTTGCTCAATGCTCCCATTCAGCATAACGGACTGCTGAGCTACGTAACATACCTTCATTCTCCAAACCCTTGGATCTAGTTCTCGCTGTGAAACATTATGTAAACGGATATCACCCTCATCGGCGTTATCCAGACCTGCAAGCAAACGAAGCAGCGTGCTTTTGCCTTGTCCAGATACACCTAATATAGAAATAATAGCCGGATCAGCAATCGTTGCAGTAACATTTGCGAACAACTGAACATTTCCATCACCACTGCGGTTTTTCCTAATACTCTGAAGTTCCAAAACACTAGCCACAAACGTTCCTCCCTTCGGCTTCCCTTACATTATAGCTATAATGCTTGGCTCTAAAAAGAAAATTTAATAAGCCACACACCCGCTCGTATGCAAAAAAGGCTGATGACTACTGCCGCAGTTGCGGAAGCAGGCCACCAGCCTTCATAGTCCATCTATGCTTGCTGCTATTATTTTATCGCTGCATCAATTTCTTTAACCATTTCCGCTACAGAGATAAGTCCGCCGCCGGAAAGGTACCAGAAATCTGGATTAAGATATACGATATTTCCTTCTTTGTACGCTTTAGTGTTTTTCACCAAAGCATTCTCAACGGAGGAATGTGCATCCCCTGATCCCTCTGTCACTGCATTGCGGTCAACTACGAATAAGTAATCAGCATCCTTCTCTGCTACATATTCAAATGTAACAGGGTCGCCGTGAGTTGAAACTTTAATGTTCTCATCTACAGCCGGTATGCCAAACACATCATGAATGATACCGAAACGCGATGCTTTACCATATGCGCTGATTGCACCTTCGTTTGCCAAAATAATAAGGCCATTTTTTCCAGAAGCTGTTGCTTTTTCATTCAAAGCTTTAATGGAATCATTAATCGCTGCTAGCTCTGTATCTGCTTCTGCTTCTTTAGAGAAGATTTGAGCCAGTGTTTTCACGTTAGTCGTAAAGGACTCCATGAAGTTTTTGTTGTCCACACCCATAAAAATCGTAGGAGCGATCTTCGTAAGCTCTTCGTAAGCATCCTGTTGACGACCTGAAATAATGATCAAGTCAGGTGCAGTTTCATTGATTTTCTCAAAGTCCGGCTCTTTCAAGCTGCCTGCGTTTACGTATTTTGCATCTTTAAATTTTTCAAGGTATGCAGGAACGCTAGCTTGCGGAAGTGAAGCAACCTCTACACCTAGCTTGTCTAGTGTATCGAGAGTACCATAGTCAAATACGACAACCTTGCTAGGATTAACGGGGACAACCGTTTCGCCAAGCTGATGTTTAACTGTAATTTCTGTAGGTGCATCTGTTGCAGGTGTTTCAGATGCTGGTGTGTTCGTAGCGCTGTTAGCGCCTTTATTTCCGTTGTTATTCGCGCCGCATGCTGCAAGCACCAAGCTTAGAATGACTAAAATAGCCAATACAGGTATAGATTTTTTCAAAACATTCACCCCTAAATCAATTTTTTATATTGAAAAACTTGAAAACCGGAAGTAAGTAAATCTTGCATGACTACTTAAAATAGACGCCGATACGATTCCCGTTTATGAGCTCAATCGGTATGTCCATGTCATAGATGTCATGAAGCACGGCATTGTCGATGATCGTCTCGGTTGAACCTTCCTTGACGACCTTTCCATCCTTCAAAGCCACGATATAATCGGAGTAGCAAGAAGCGAAATTGATATCGTGAATAACGAGCACGACCGTTTTGCCAAGCTCTTCAACGAGCCGCCGCAGTACCTTCATAATTTGGACGGAGTGCTTCATATCCAAGTTGTTGAGCGGTTCATCCAGCAATATGTATTCGGTGTTCTGAGCGATAACCATCGCAATAAATGCACGCTGGTTTTGTCCACCGCTTAGTTCATCAAGGTACTTGGCTTGCAGATCAACAAGATCCATATAAGCAATGGCTTCATCTACTTGCTGCCAATCTTCCTTTGTCAGCTTGCCTTGTGAATAAGGGAACCTGCCGAAGCTGACGAGCTCTCGAACCGTTAAACGAAGATTAATATGATTCGACTGTTTTAAGATCGATATCTTTTTGGCAAGGTCAGCACTTTTCCAGTGACTGACCTCCTTCCCCTCAATTAACACTTGACCGCTGTCCTTCGCTAACAATCGGCTAATCATAGAGAGAAGCGTACTCTTGCCTGCACCGTTCGGACCGATAAACGAAGTGACCTTTCCCTTCGAAATCCGAATCGATACATCCTCGATCACCGGCTTGCCGCCATATGATTTGGAAACATTTTTAACCTCTATCATGCTTTTTTCTCCCTTAGCAGCAAATATAAAAAGTACGCTCCGCCGATGAAGTTAATAATGACGCTAATCGTCGTTTCAAACGTGAACACATGCTCTACGAGCAGTTGACCGCCAACGAGTGAAATGATGCTGATGAGTATCGCTCCTGGAATGAGATAGCTATGCCGATAGGTCTTCATGAACTGATAGGCTACGTTGACGACGAGCAGTCCAAGGAAGGTAATCGGGCCAACTAAAGCCGTGGACACAGCGATCAGAATAGCAACGATGACGAGCACTCTTTTGACAACATAATCATAAGGAATGCCAAGATTGACTGCATGCTCCTTACCCAGCGACAACACGTCAAAATATTTGCTTAGCCGCATGCCATAAATAGCTACAAGAGCGACGATGATGATTGAAATGATAAGCAGATCCGTGTTGACGTTATTGAAGCTGGCGAACATTTTCCCCTGTACAATTAGAAATTCATTCGGATCAATAAGAACCTGCATGAACGTCGACATGCTCCCGAACAATGTGCCCATCACTAGCCCTATTAATAGAAGGAAATAAAGATTTCTGCCTTCCCTTTTGAAAAGAAACTTATAGAGCAGCAAGGCGAATGCTATCATTGCCGCTATCGTAATAAAAAAATTAAGATGCTTGTTTGTGCTTGGCAGACTCATCGATCCAAAGGTAAAAACGACGAAGGTTTGAATCAGCATATAAAGGGAATCCAACCCGATAATGCTCGGCGTCAAAATACGGTTGTTCGTAATTGTCTGGAAAATCATAGTGGAGTAAGCAATAGCGCCCCCGGTTACGACAATCGCCAGTACCTTCTTCAATCTTCTTGGCAGTGCATAATCCCAATGGGTTCCAAGATCGATGAACAAAAATACGGCAATTAATGCGACGCCCAGCACCGCAAGCAAACTTAGTTTAAGCTTCATATGCCTTTCTCCTCATCAACAAGTAAAGAAAAATAATGCTTCCGACAACGCCGATCGTGAGTCCGATTGGAATTTCATACGGAAAAATAATTAGGCGGCCAAGCACATCGCACACCAGTACGAATATGGCTCCAAGCACCGCCGTGTGCGACAGGTTTTTTTTCAAATTGTCGCCCATATACAGCGTCACGATATTCGGAATAATAAGGCCAAGAAAAGGCAGCGTACCGACAGTCAAAATGACGATAACCGATACAAGAGCTACAATTACAAGCCCGATGTTAACGACAAGCTTATGATTCATTCCCAAATTGGTTGAAAACTCTTCGCCAAGACCAGCAATGGTAAACTTGTTCGCGTAGAGATAAGCTACTACGAGCAGCGGCAGGCTTACATACAGCAGCTCGTAACGTCCGCTCATTACAAGCGAGAAGCTGCCTTGCAGCCAAGATGAGATGTTTTGAATAAGATCATTTTTATAGGCAAAAAATGTAGTAACAGAGCTGATGATGTTACCGAACATCAATCCTACCAGTGGAATGAAAATCGTATCTTTAAATTTCAGACGATCGAGAATTTTCATGAACAGATAGGTTCCTGCGAGTGCAAAAGCAAACGCGATCAGCATTTTCTCAAGCGTACTCGCCGATGGGAACACCATTAAGGCAACGAGGATACCGAGTCTAGCGGAATCATCCGTTCCACCGGTCGTAGGCGATACGAATTTGTTGCGGCTTAGCTGCTGCATTATCAAACCTGTAACGCTCATGCCGACGCCGGCAATAATAATACTGATAAGCCTAGGAAAACGGCTGATCGTGAGAACCTGAAGCTGCTCATCCGTCAGACTGAACAGATCCAGCGGCGAGATGTCTTTTACTCCGATAAATAAAGAAGTAATCGATAATACAATAAGCACGACAAAAAGATACCATAGCTTCATACTCAATCCTCGAATCATCACGAATATTATCAGAGATAATCATTCTCATTAATTATCAAAAAAATACATTGCCTCCGCTTATCATCATTCAATGATAACCATTATCAGCAACATTCACTATGTTACACGATTTTCAGATGATCGGAATGGACTTTCCTGTTTTCAAGGATGGACATTTCTATACAGCTGGGAGGTGTGACGGGTTGGTGAACATGGATATGCTCCGTCCGGGGAAGCTAATTAGCGGTTTGTGGCTCTATTCTCACCAAAATCACCAATCCAGCGCAAATAGAACTAAAAACTAGTCTTATTCAATCAGCTCATCTCGCAAATGTGCCTCTAAAGTGTGAATTAATCAGAAATAGAGCTAGAAACTAGCTCTATTTTCACAAAAATCACTATTTCAGCGCAAATAGAGCTAGAATTTAGTCTTAACTAAGCAGCTCGACTCGTCAAAACACCTCTAAAGCGTAAACTGATCAGAAATAGAGCTAGAAACTAGCTCTATTCTCACCAAAATCACCATTTCGGCGCAAATAGAACTAAAAACTAGTCTTATTCAAGCAGCTCGGCTCGTCAAAACACCTCTAAAGCGTGAACTCATCAGAAATAGAGCTAGAAAATAGCTCTATTCTCACCAAAATCACTATTTCAGCGCAAATAGATCTAAAAACTAGTCTTATCCAAGTAACTCATCCCTCCAAAGTGCCTCTAAAGTGTAAATTGATCAGAAATAGAGCTAGAATCTAGCTCTATTTTCACCTAGATCACCATTTCAGGGCAAATAACTCTAAAAACTAGACTTATCGAAGCAGCTCATCTCGTCAAAGTGCCTCTAAAGCGTGAACCGATCAGAAATAGAGCTAGAATATAGCTCTATTCTCACCAAAACCACCATTTCAGCGCAGATAGAAATAGAAACTAGTCTTATTCAATCAGCTCATCTCGCCAATGTGCCTCTAAAATGTGAACTGCTCAAAAATAGAGCTAGAAACTAGCTCTATTTTCACCAAATTCACTATTTCAGCCCAAATAGATCTAAAAACTAGTCTTATCCAAGCAGCGCATCTCGCCAAAGTGCCTCTAAAGTGTGAATTGATCAGAAATAGAGCTAGAATATAGCTCTATTTTCACCAAATCCACTATTTCAGCGCAAATAGCTCTAGAATCTAGTCTTATTCATGCAGCACGACTCGCATAAGCACCCTAAAGCGTGACGTCATAAAAATAGAGCTGGAATCTAAATCTAGATTCCAGCTCTACCTCCATACAAACAGCCTAACTTACTTCCTGCTGCATATATTGCATCTAATGCTGCGCCATGAGCAGCTGTTGATACACCTTGCCTGTGACGAGCAGCTGTTCATGTGTGCCGGTCTCGGCTAACGATCCTTGATCCATAACGAAGATCACGTCAGCATTCTCGATAGTGGACAACCTATGTGCGATCATAATTGTCGTCAGCCCCTTCCGTCTTGCTTCTAGGCCAGCCAGCAGCTGACGCTCTGTCTCCAGATCGAGCGCTGACGTCGCTTCGTCCAGCACCAAAACTTCCGGATCACTGACAATTGCCCGTGCAATTGCAATACGTTGACGCTGTCCGCCGGATAGCTTGATACCCCGCTCTCCAATATTTGTGTCATAACCATCTGGCAGCCCCAGAATAAAATCATGAATCTGGGCGATACGGCATGCTTCCTCCACATCCGCTTCGCTTACCTCGTCTCTGCCTAACATCAGGTTTTCACGAATGGTATCAGAGAACATATACGGGTCTTGGAATACAACAGACACCTTACTCGCCCACTGCTCGCGGTTGAAGATTTGGGCGTCCATATCGTTCAGCTTAAAAGTCCCCTTCGGCGCATCAAAGAAACGAACCAATAGCTGAGCAATGGTTGATTTGCCTCCCCCGCTCGTCCCTACAAAAGCAATTTTGCTTCCGATCGGCAGATCAGCCGAAAATCTGCGAATGACCTCCGGCAGCTCTGGCGAATAGCGAAAGCTCGTATCTTTAAAGGACAACTGCTCAATCGGTCCCGCTATACTCTTTTGACCCTTATCTTGCTGCTCCATCTCCAAAATACGCTGAACCCTGTCCACGTTAGCAAGCTGCGACGACATGCCCATAATAAATTGAAATAGATTATAGAAGGAATCCGACATTTGCGTAGAAAACTGAAACAAGATGACGAACGTTCCGATCGACATTTGTTCATGAATAAGCTGCATACCGCAGTAGCCAAGCACAAGAATGCCAATGCCCCATTTCATCGGGTCGCTGTAGCGAATTTGCCGATTCACGAGTTTTCCTTCAGCCATTACCTGCTCAAAGTATTCCGCAAACATTTTATCGTAAAGCTTCATTTCCCACTTCAATCGGTGATAAGCAACCACTTCTCGTGTAGAGGCTACTCCCTCTTCAATTTGAATGAGCAGCGCCGTACGTTTCTCCGCCACTTTTTTGGCTTGCTCCTTCAGCTTGGGGGTGAAGTAAAAGCCAATAAGTACGTAAATGGTACAAAGCCCCACAATCATAAGCAGCAAAATAGGGCTGGAAATGCCAATGATCGTCATCAATATGCAAAGGTTTAACGTCTCCTGTATACCGCGCGGAATCTGCCAGCCCATCACGCTAGCCGAAACGAACAGATCCTGCGTGAACGAATATACGTATTTGCCGGTCCGCTCATTTTGGAACCGTTCGACTGGAACACCTTCAAGTCGCTTCAGCATTCGGGAGAGCAAAGAGCGGCTGACTGCAAATTCATTGCGAACGAGACTTCGGCTCGTCATCGTAAACATTAGCGAGTAGATGAGACCTGCAAGCGCGAATATGGAGATGACAATCGGCATCAGCTCATACTTGCCTTCCGTAAACACGTCATCAATTAATATTTTTTGAACATATACAATCGTATAATTGGATACAGACTCCAGCGCGAGATAGAGCAGCACAATGAGATAAGTGCCTCTCAGCATGACGGAGTTCGACCAAAAGATTTTAAGATACTTCATGTGCCACCCTCTCTTCCGCTGCTTCGGATTGCCCGATTTCCAGCTCATACAGCAGCCCTTTGCGTGCAATCAGCTCTTCATAGCTTCCTGCCTCCGCAACGCGGCCCTCGTGAATGACGACGATTTTGTCAAAATGCTTCACCGTCGACAGCCTGTGTGCAATCGCAATCGTCGTACGGTTAACCAGTACTTCATCAAGCGCACGCTGCACTTCATATTCACTTACATTATCTAGAGATGAGGTCGCCTCATCGAGCAAAATAATAGCTGGCTGCTTCACAAACATCCGTGCAATCGATACTCGCTGCTTCTGTCCGCCTGATAGCTTCATGCCTCGCTCGCCAACGAGCGTATCGTAGCCTTCGGGCAGCTGCATAATGAAATCATGCGCATAAGCAGCTTTGGCGGCTGCAACCACTTCTTCATCGCTTGCTTCTGGTTTGCCGAATCGAATATTCTCTTTGACAGAAGATCCGAACAGATAGGTTTCTTGAAATACATAACCGATCGACTCTCTCAAACGCTCTAGCGTCATTTGCTGAATTGGTACACCATCCAGCTTAATCATGCCAGCAGTCGGATCGTAAAAACGTCCAATCATTTTAAACATCGTGGTCTTGCCGTTGCCGCTTGCTCCTACAAAGGCGACCTTCTCTCCTGGCTTGATGGTGAGCGAGAAGCCGTTAATAACAGGAGGCTGCTCCGGATACTGAAAGTAAACATCCTCGAACGTAAGTCCGCCGCGAACCTCATCAAGAGCGATGGGATCGGCCGGATCATCAATCTCAATTTCTTTGTGCATGAATCTATATAGCGGAATCGTTTGGTGGATGATAAGCTTCTGTTCCGTAAGCTGGGTGACGAGCAGCGTGAGGCGGAACATCGTCGTCATGTATAAGAGGGTAAAGGCGATAAAACCGCCTAACGTAATCCAATTATTTTGGAGAGAGTAGTAGCCCGTAATAAATAATGCAATGGCTCCCAAATAAAATGTGAACCGCCGAAAGCTGCCTCGCCCGAAGCTATACGTAGCAGCGAGCAAGTAAACATGCGACCACTCTTTATGTTTCCCGAGCGTCCGTCCATGGTACCAGGGCTGCGAGCCAAACGCTCGAAATTCGCGCAAGCCGGATATGCTTTCGTAAACCGATTGATTATAGGCAATTCGTGATTGACCGGATTCTCTCCCGTAAAGGGAAGCTTTCCGTTCAAAATAAGGACCAAACAAATAATAAAGCCCGAATGTTGGCAGCATGATGAGGCATAACCAGCCGCTAATGCTGAGCAGCAAACAAATAGCTACCGCTATAAAAAGCAAGTTTTCGATGACGCTCGGGAGGACATTGCGATATATTTTCTGAACCGAAGCTACCTCGGAGTTAAACATCGACAGCGTCTCACCTGCAGGGTGCCGCTCATAATGAGCAAAGCCGAGCTTGCGCAAATGCTTGAAAATCGCCGTTTGCATATCGCGGGATGCTAATTCGCCAATTGTCCGCTGAAGTAAATTACGGTAATTTTTAGCGATAAGCATGAGCAAATTGATAGCTACAAGCGCTCCCAAAATCATCATAAAAAGCGAGGTATCTTTGTTGACTACGACATGATCGATAACATATTGGATCATCTTTGGCGTTAATGTTTCACCAAGCACCGCCATCGTACCGCAGGCCGCAAGTGCTGCGATTTGCTTCTTATAAGGCGTCAAAAACTTTAGCGCCCAAATGTAGGAGCTTTTTGATTCATTCAGCTCAGCCTTCTGTTTTCCTTTGTCCGCCTGCTTGCGAGCCTGTTCGCTCATCTGCTGCGATGGCCTATCGGCTTCCGCAGCTTTTTCTGTTTTTAGCATCGTGTTCCCTCCTCGTTTCTGTTTGTTAAACCCCTTTGAACAACCTATTTTTTGGCAGTTGGCTACCTATCATAATTCTGGGTACACATTTTGTCAACGCACAAAATGATTATAATCATTCATTACCAAGCAGCATCACCACTGCACACTAACACGTAAAAAGCCCGGCTCAAGGCACCAGCGCCTGTTGACCGGACTTTCTATAATAGTTGCGATATCTTGGCTATAATTCCACAATCGCTTTAATAACCTTTGATTCTGGCTTCAACCAGCTATCGAAGTGGTTGATCATTTCCGCAAACGCCACACGATGCGTAATGAAACTAGCCACATCAATGCTGCCGCTTCGCACAGCTTCTTGAACTGCTGAGAAGTCCTCAATAGTCGCATTTCGGCTTCCCATTAATGTCATCTCCCGCTTGTGAAACTCGGGATCGTTGAAGGAAAGCTCTGCTTTGACGAGGCCAACGTAGACAAGCTTACCTCCGTGTGCGACAAAACTAAATGCATCGCTCATCGATCTTGCGCTGCCGGTAGCATCGAATACAACGGTTGGAAAATCTCCATCTGTTAATTCTGAAATTTTAGCCGCAGCGTCTTCCAAAGCATTAACCGTCTCATCCACCTTCGCCCATTGCTTGCAAAAGGCTAGGCGATCCTCCTGAATATCCATTGCGATCACCCGCGCACCGCGATGCTTGGCAAACGCCATGACACCAAGCCCAATCGGCCCAGAACCAATAACGAGCACCGTTTCGCCAGCTCGAAGCTCCGCTCGGCGAACGGCATGCGCGCCAATGCTCAGCGGCTCCAGCACGGCCGATTGATCAAGCGTCAGGTCGTTCGTCACGAGCAAATGCGTAGTCGGTACGACAACTAGCTCGCGCATGCCGCCATCAATATGCACGCCTAGCACCTTCATGTCCGTGCAGCAATTCGTTTTCCCATTGCGGCATGCAATACATGTCCCGCAGTGCATATATGGAATGATGCTAACCTGATCGCCCGCTTTGATCTTGCCTTGCTGATCA from Paenibacillus sp. FSL K6-3182 carries:
- a CDS encoding alpha/beta hydrolase gives rise to the protein MHGAPYALGNADEDCPAITPYLVDGEDRPAVIVCPGGGYGMRAHHEGEPIAQWLNSLGISAFVLRYRVAPYQYPCALLDVQRAIRTVRFKAEMYRINPNKVGILGFSAGGHLVSNAGTSYDQGNENAEDVIERQSCRPDLLVLCYPVITLKDPFTHEGSRENLLGKEAKLDQIEQLSNETQVTSDTPPTFLWHTADDGAVPVENSLLFASALSKHQVPFDLHVYTKGRHGLGLAEDEEHTKEWTAACASWLAFNGYK
- a CDS encoding divergent PAP2 family protein → MSNRGLVTALTAVGTAQLLKLPVHFARSGKWDVRKIIGSGGMPSSHSSGVSALAAYTATKYGVKTPEFAISAMLGIIVMYDAMNIRRHTGEIAVQVNDLDEDVEKLAGEHPGLYHARRRERLKESLGHQPIEVLAGSLLGAFIGFVGALTINKK
- a CDS encoding MBL fold metallo-hydrolase encodes the protein MTVVNVYNSGENLVKQIAGTELPDQALALWALGQEGFLVKWNKKTILFDPYLTNSVYEMAGPPWSRAFESPLSPSDCLDVDYVVCSHHHEDHMDKQTLQVIQQSSKTRFIVPRAHLPLLKEWGFREEQLIGISHGQSIELAGGIRLDAFAAKHEQFEQDEAGEHKFLGYVANFNGIHLYHSGDTVGFPELITWLQSRQIDIALLPINGRDFVRNEQGIVGNCNYREAVEIAVQIHADLLIPMHYGLFPHNDENPAYFVDYIQRHYPAQKFHMFAPGERFIYMK
- the fetB gene encoding iron export ABC transporter permease subunit FetB; protein product: MSIVALSFTLLFVMITMLISVWQKLGLERDIAIGTIRSAVQLLLVGYVLQFIFNTSNPLFITMILVLMISVASYHAGKRGAGLKGIIWKIAIAITSTELLMMGLLLGFRIIEATPQYIIPISGMTIGNAMVVSGLLLNQMRREVESSKGEMETLLSLGATARQAIQDVMKRSVKSSMIPTIDGMKTVGLVQLPGMMTGMIIAGANPIEAVRYQILIVFAFASSAAVTSIILSLLSYKLWFTKDLRIQNMEQKG
- a CDS encoding ATP-binding cassette domain-containing protein — encoded protein: MASVLELQSIRKNRSGDGNVQLFANVTATIADPAIISILGVSGQGKSTLLRLLAGLDNADEGDIRLHNVSQRELDPRVWRMKVCYVAQQSVMLNGSIEQNLRTVSMLHRMPYDEKLVRHMLPRLGLDHLDMGKSAEQLSGGEKQRISLLRSLLLHPTVLLLDEITASLDRGSKEMVEEVLREWHHQEGATMLWVTHDLEQAQQMSSSIWFMGEGTLLENSDTPAFFEHPTSELAQNYLKAPIQKEQPCQS
- a CDS encoding siderophore ABC transporter substrate-binding protein yields the protein MKKSIPVLAILVILSLVLAACGANNNGNKGANSATNTPASETPATDAPTEITVKHQLGETVVPVNPSKVVVFDYGTLDTLDKLGVEVASLPQASVPAYLEKFKDAKYVNAGSLKEPDFEKINETAPDLIIISGRQQDAYEELTKIAPTIFMGVDNKNFMESFTTNVKTLAQIFSKEAEADTELAAINDSIKALNEKATASGKNGLIILANEGAISAYGKASRFGIIHDVFGIPAVDENIKVSTHGDPVTFEYVAEKDADYLFVVDRNAVTEGSGDAHSSVENALVKNTKAYKEGNIVYLNPDFWYLSGGGLISVAEMVKEIDAAIK
- a CDS encoding ABC transporter ATP-binding protein; the encoded protein is MIEVKNVSKSYGGKPVIEDVSIRISKGKVTSFIGPNGAGKSTLLSMISRLLAKDSGQVLIEGKEVSHWKSADLAKKISILKQSNHINLRLTVRELVSFGRFPYSQGKLTKEDWQQVDEAIAYMDLVDLQAKYLDELSGGQNQRAFIAMVIAQNTEYILLDEPLNNLDMKHSVQIMKVLRRLVEELGKTVVLVIHDINFASCYSDYIVALKDGKVVKEGSTETIIDNAVLHDIYDMDIPIELINGNRIGVYFK